In the genome of Misgurnus anguillicaudatus unplaced genomic scaffold, ASM2758022v2 HiC_scaffold_27, whole genome shotgun sequence, one region contains:
- the LOC129433867 gene encoding beta-1,4 N-acetylgalactosaminyltransferase 2-like codes for MWGSWRSFFILVLCFEFAFLYFLFYIDIDTWRKTSSKILRFSELLCDNNPQTSDFLRPNIGPFYDSPSSCTCRDNQSAGQFVSKDELEDLQRRRAEEYRQHQIRTGRENDVLVLAPPNTPLQYPIRGFRVTPMTKTLIPGLAVQTQNRDFYKVSLRVQKGLLSVMDVKDDKKIVFGQNEGNLTISSSSLEHLNELLSRVTYTSTIFHIKTEDLAYFSFENHEVIFPIEIRRQSVPNLYDPGKDINSQVTVLVKAFLRYKELNALIQSVRVNYPKIKIIVADDSLIPEKVVGDNIEHYIMPPAQGWFAGRNLALSQVTTKYFLWVDDDFVFLNETRIERFVEIMEAVPELDVVGGEVERNQFAFKLNYKEGNNKEGGCISRVIGFYAPLPGFKGCFFVDGVVNYFMGRTDAVRKVGFDPLLKKVGHSEFFIDGLGELLVVTCQGLRIGHQKRTNTPEYRKYRHPPKADSENKLTHHYFKNHLKCIKY; via the exons ATGTGGGGATCATGGCGAAGTTTTTTCATCCTCGTCCTCTGTTTCGAATTTGCGTTTCTgtactttttgttttatattgacATTGATACTTGGAGAAAGACTTCATCAAAGATCCTGAG ATTCTCAGAACTATTATGTGACAATAACCCTCAGACCTCAGATTTCCTCAGACCAAA TATAGGACCGTTTTATGACAGTCCTTCCTCGTGTACCTGCCGGGACAACCAGTCGGCCGGACAGTTTGTGTCCAAAGATGAATTAGAAGATCTCCAGAGACGTCGAGCAGAAGAGTACAGACAACATCAGATCAG GACAGGTAGAGAGAATGATGTTCTTGTTCTTGCCCCTCCCAACACTCCGCTCCAGTATCCAATCAGAGGATTCAGAGTTACTCCCATGACTAAAACTCTTATTCCTG GTCTAGCTGTGCAAACACAAAACAGAGATTTTTACAAG GTGTCACTGAGAGTACAGAAGGGTCTGCTGTCAGTAATGGATGTTAAGGATGATAAGAAGATTGTTTTTGGCCAGAATGAGGGAAATCTGACCATCTCATCCAGCAGCCTTGAACATCTCAATGAGCTGCTGAGCAGAGTGACCTACACCAGCACCATCTTCCACATTAAAACTGAAGATCTCG CTTACTTTTCTTTTGAGAACCATGAGGTCATATTTCCCATTGAGATCAGACGTCAGTCAGTTCCTAATCTTTACGACCCGGGAAAAG ATATCAACTCCCAGGTGACTGTACTTGTTAAGGCATTTCTGAGATATAAGGAACTGAATGCTCTTATTCAAAGTGTTCGTGTGAACTACCCAAAGATAAAGATCATTGTAGCAGATGACAGTCTTATCCCAGAGAAGGTTGTTGGTGACAATATTGAACACTACATAATGCCCCCGGCACAG GGCTGGTTTGCCGGCAGAAATCTGGCATTGTCACAAGTCACGACTAAATACTTCTTATGGGTGGACGATGACTTTGTGTTCCTGAATGAGACGCGTATAGAGAGATTTGTGGAGATTATGGAAGCCGTTCCTGAATTAGATGTG GTCGGTGGTGAGGTAGAAAGAAATCAGTTCGCCTTTAAATTGAATTATAAAGAAGGGAACAACAAAGAAGGCGGTTGCATCTCACGTGTCATAGGTTTTTACGCACCCCTGCCGGGATTTAAAGGGTGCTTCTTCGTCGATGGAGTTGTGAACTACTTTATGGGCCGAACGGATGCCGTGCGTAAGGTCGGTTTTGACCCGTTACTCAAAAAGGTCGGACACAGTG AATTCTTCATTGATGGACTTGGAGAATTGTTAGTTGTCACCTGTCAAGGTCTCAGAATTGGTCATCAGAAAAGAACAAACACACCCGAATACAGAAAATACAGACATCCTCCAAAAGCTGATTCAGAAAATAAACTGACTCACCATTATTTCAAGAATCATCTAAAATGCATCAAATACTAA
- the LOC129433866 gene encoding beta-1,4 N-acetylgalactosaminyltransferase 2-like isoform X1 — MWGFCRIFFVTVLFIQFAFLFSLFYIDIDTWRNTSSKILRFSGLRCDNNPQTSDFLKLNIGPFYHDNPSSCTCRNNQSASQFVSRDELEDLQRRRAEQYRQHQIRTGRENDVLVLAPPNTPLQYPIRGFRVAPMTKTRIPGLAVQTQNRDFYKVSLRVQKGLLSVMDVKDDKKIVFGQNEENLTISSSSLEHLNELLSRVTYTSTIFHIKTEDLAYFSFENHEVIFPIEIRRRSVPNLYDPGKDINSQVTVLVKAFLRYKELNALIQSIRVNYPKIKIIVADDSLIPEKVVGDNIEHYIMPPAQGWFAGRNLALSQVTTKYFLWVDDDFVFLNETRIERFVEVMEAVPELDVVGGQVERNQFAFKLNYKEGNSEEGGCISRVRGFYAPLPGFKGCFFVDGVVNFFLGRTDAVRKVGFDPFLRKVGHSEFFIDGLGELLVVTCQGLRIGHQKRTNTPEYRKYRYPPKADSENKLTHHYFKNHLKCIKY, encoded by the exons ATGTGGGGATTTTGCCGAATATTTTTCGTCACCGTCCTCTTTATCCAATTTGCATTCCTGTTCTCATTGTTTTATATCGACATTGATACTTGGAGAAATACTTCATCAAAGATCCTGAG ATTCTCAGGCCTAAGATGTGACAATAACCCTCAGACCTCAGATTTCCTCAAACTAAA TATAGGGCCGTTTTACCATGACAATCCTTCCTCTTGTACCTGCCGAAATAACCAGTCGGCCAGCCAGTTTGTGTCCAGAGATGAATTAGAAGATCTCCAGAGACGTCGAGCAGAACAGTACAGACAACATCAGATCAG GACAGGTAGAGAGAATGATGTTCTTGTTCTTGCCCCTCCCAACACTCCGCTCCAGTATCCCATCAGAGGATTCAGAGTTGCTCCCATGACTAAAACTCGCATTCCTG GTCTAgctgtacaaacacaaaacagagATTTTTACAAG GTGTCACTGAGGGTACAGAAGGGTCTGCTGTCAGTAATGGATGTTAAGGATGACAAGAAGATTGTTTTTGGCCAGAATGAGGAAAATCTGACCATCTCATCCAGTAGCCTTGAACATCTCAATGAGCTGCTGAGCAGAGTGACCTACACCAGCACCATTTTCCACATCAAAACTGAAGATCTCG CTTACTTCTCTTTTGAGAACCATGAGGTCATATTCCCCATTGAGATCAGACGTCGGTCAGTTCCTAATCTTTATGACCCGGGAAAAG ATATCAACTCCCAGGTGACTGTACTTGTTAAGGCATTTCTGAGATATAAGGAACTGAATGCTCTTATTCAAAGTATACGTGTGAACTACCCAAAGATAAAGATCATTGTAGCAGATGACAGTCTTATCCCAGAGAAGGTTGTTGGTGATAATATTGAACACTACATAATGCCCCCGGCACAG GGCTGGTTTGCCGGCAGAAATCTGGCATTGTCACAAGTCACGACTAAATACTTCTTATGGGTGGACGATGACTTTGTGTTCCTGAATGAGACGCGTATAGAGAGATTTGTGGAGGTTATGGAAGCCGTTCCTGAATTAGATGTG GTCGGTGGTCAGGTAGAAAGAAATCAGTTTGCCTTTAAATTGAATTATAAAGAAGGGAACAGCGAAGAAGGCGGTTGCATCTCACGTGTCAGAGGTTTTTACGCACCCCTGCCGGGATTTAAAGGGTGCTTCTTTGTCGATGGAGTTGTGAACTTCTTTTTGGGCCGAACGGATGCCGTGCGTAAGGTCGGTTTTGACCCGTTCCTCAGAAAGGTTGGACACAGTG AATTCTTCATTGATGGACTTGGAGAATTGTTAGTTGTCACCTGTCAAGGTCTCAGAATTGGTCATCAGAAAAGAACAAACACACCCGAATACAGAAAATACAGATATCCTCCAAAAGCTGATTCAGAAAATAAACTGACTCACCATTATTTCAAGAATCATCTAAAATGCATCAAATACTAA
- the LOC129433866 gene encoding beta-1,4 N-acetylgalactosaminyltransferase 2-like isoform X2, translated as MWGFCRIFFVTVLFIQFAFLFSLFYIDIDTWRNTSSKILRFSGLRCDNNPQTSDFLKLKTGRENDVLVLAPPNTPLQYPIRGFRVAPMTKTRIPGLAVQTQNRDFYKVSLRVQKGLLSVMDVKDDKKIVFGQNEENLTISSSSLEHLNELLSRVTYTSTIFHIKTEDLAYFSFENHEVIFPIEIRRRSVPNLYDPGKDINSQVTVLVKAFLRYKELNALIQSIRVNYPKIKIIVADDSLIPEKVVGDNIEHYIMPPAQGWFAGRNLALSQVTTKYFLWVDDDFVFLNETRIERFVEVMEAVPELDVVGGQVERNQFAFKLNYKEGNSEEGGCISRVRGFYAPLPGFKGCFFVDGVVNFFLGRTDAVRKVGFDPFLRKVGHSEFFIDGLGELLVVTCQGLRIGHQKRTNTPEYRKYRYPPKADSENKLTHHYFKNHLKCIKY; from the exons ATGTGGGGATTTTGCCGAATATTTTTCGTCACCGTCCTCTTTATCCAATTTGCATTCCTGTTCTCATTGTTTTATATCGACATTGATACTTGGAGAAATACTTCATCAAAGATCCTGAG ATTCTCAGGCCTAAGATGTGACAATAACCCTCAGACCTCAGATTTCCTCAAACTAAA GACAGGTAGAGAGAATGATGTTCTTGTTCTTGCCCCTCCCAACACTCCGCTCCAGTATCCCATCAGAGGATTCAGAGTTGCTCCCATGACTAAAACTCGCATTCCTG GTCTAgctgtacaaacacaaaacagagATTTTTACAAG GTGTCACTGAGGGTACAGAAGGGTCTGCTGTCAGTAATGGATGTTAAGGATGACAAGAAGATTGTTTTTGGCCAGAATGAGGAAAATCTGACCATCTCATCCAGTAGCCTTGAACATCTCAATGAGCTGCTGAGCAGAGTGACCTACACCAGCACCATTTTCCACATCAAAACTGAAGATCTCG CTTACTTCTCTTTTGAGAACCATGAGGTCATATTCCCCATTGAGATCAGACGTCGGTCAGTTCCTAATCTTTATGACCCGGGAAAAG ATATCAACTCCCAGGTGACTGTACTTGTTAAGGCATTTCTGAGATATAAGGAACTGAATGCTCTTATTCAAAGTATACGTGTGAACTACCCAAAGATAAAGATCATTGTAGCAGATGACAGTCTTATCCCAGAGAAGGTTGTTGGTGATAATATTGAACACTACATAATGCCCCCGGCACAG GGCTGGTTTGCCGGCAGAAATCTGGCATTGTCACAAGTCACGACTAAATACTTCTTATGGGTGGACGATGACTTTGTGTTCCTGAATGAGACGCGTATAGAGAGATTTGTGGAGGTTATGGAAGCCGTTCCTGAATTAGATGTG GTCGGTGGTCAGGTAGAAAGAAATCAGTTTGCCTTTAAATTGAATTATAAAGAAGGGAACAGCGAAGAAGGCGGTTGCATCTCACGTGTCAGAGGTTTTTACGCACCCCTGCCGGGATTTAAAGGGTGCTTCTTTGTCGATGGAGTTGTGAACTTCTTTTTGGGCCGAACGGATGCCGTGCGTAAGGTCGGTTTTGACCCGTTCCTCAGAAAGGTTGGACACAGTG AATTCTTCATTGATGGACTTGGAGAATTGTTAGTTGTCACCTGTCAAGGTCTCAGAATTGGTCATCAGAAAAGAACAAACACACCCGAATACAGAAAATACAGATATCCTCCAAAAGCTGATTCAGAAAATAAACTGACTCACCATTATTTCAAGAATCATCTAAAATGCATCAAATACTAA